The genomic stretch CGAGCCCTATAGACTCAGCGTTCTCCACCAAATGCAAGCGTCGGCTCAGAATTTATTAAGCCAGTTATTTCACGGGCGTTACCCCGAGGGGTACGCGCATCTGCTTACTGGAGCAGTTGTAGGGGCATCGTTGCCTATCATTGATGGAAGCTTCAACGTGTTGCTACCGGATCAATCGACGTCCGATAACCCTGAGGCAATGACATTCGATCAATATTGGGACACGATGTTCAGTTACTTGCGAAACGGTTTTAAGTTTTGACCCCTCACGATTTCTAGCAAAAGGAGACTATCACTTTCATGTCTACATTCTTGTACAGATTAGGGAAGAAAGCATACGACAAACCCTGGTACTTTATCGTCGGTTGGACCTTGATCCTCGGGGTTATCATCGCCGCACTCAGCGTGAATGGCATACACGTAAGTTCTGATATGAAAATTGAGGGCACCAAGTCCCAAAAGGTGCTGGACATGTTGGCGGAAGAACTTCCGGAAGCTTCTGGCGGACAAGCAAGTGTTGTGTTCACAGTGCCCGAGGGTGAACGTCTGGATTCACCAGAACATTTGACCTCGATCAGCAAAGCCGTTAACGAAGTCTACAACATGGACTATGTGATTAATCCCGCCGAAATGGCCGCCAAAGCGGGCGCATCGCTTGCTGGATCTCCTCAGAGCGCTGGAACCGATCAGGCTACCGCGACTGAACGACCTCCGTACGGCCCCTTGATGGCCAATGGCGTTCCGGTTCCTGGTGTGATCATTTCCTCCGATGGCAACATCGCCATGTTCCAATTCCAGTTCACCGTACCGCAGATGTCAGTGCCCAAGACCGTCATCGATTCCGTTATCGAGGCCCTTACTGCCGTTGAGGATGGCACCGACATTACAGCGTTACCCAGCGACTCGATCAAGGGCAAACCCGCAGTGTTCAGCTCAGCTGAGATTATCGGATTGGTAGTTGCCGCTGTTGTTCTCTTTATGACGCTTGGCTCAGTTGTTACTGCTGGCCTCCCGCTCCTCACCGGAATCTTGGGTGTTGGCGTTGGCGTTGGCGGAGCTTTTGCGATTTCCAAGTTCATCAATATTGTTGACATCACTCCTGCCTTGGCCCTCATGGTCGGTCTGGCAGTCGGAATCGACTATGCACTATTCATCGTGAACCGTCAGCGCCGCCTGATTCTCGAACAGGGGCTGAGCGCACGCGAGGCGGCGAGCAGAGCGATCGGCACTTCTGGCAGCGCAGTATTTTTCGCTGGCTTGACAGTCATCATCGCCTTGTGTGGCATGCTCGTGATCGGGATTGAATTCTTATCCACGATGGCGTTAGTCGCTGCAGCGACCGTCCTCATCAACGTGTTCATTGCTCTGAGCCTGCTACCTGCACTGCTCGGTTTGGTCGGTGAGCGGATCTGCTCGCAAAAAGCGCGCGAGAACAGTCGCGTCCATGCGACCAAAGTTCGGCGCGGGGTCGCAACGAGCTGGATCAAGGGGATCGTGAAGTATCGTTGGCCCTTAATTGTCGGTGTCATCGCGATTCTCGGTGTGGCGACGATTCCGGTAGCCAATATGGAACTGGGCATTCCGTCTGGTGCCACAGCGAACTTTGATACGACAGTAAGACAGAGTTACGACGCGATTTCAGATGCTTTCGGGGAGGGATTTAACGGTCCGCTTCTCTTAGTTGCCGAGCCCAAGGGTTCCGACAAAGTGACAATGGAAATGCTCTACTCTCTGCTTCAAGATCTCCAACAGCAAACTAACGTTGCGCTGGTGACACCGTTGGGCGTCAAGGAGACTGGGGACATGGCCATTCTAAGCCTCATTCCGAAAACGGGACCTACCGACGCAGAGACCAAAAACTTGGTGCAAGACTTGCGTGATCCCGATTCGAGTATCGCTCAGAAATATGGCCTCACGCTTGGGGTTACAGGGTTCACCGCGATCAACATCGATATGTCGTCCAAGCTAGCGGAGGTCTTCCCGCTCTATATCGGGGTTATCGTCATCCTCTCGCTCATCATTCTTCTGTTGGTATTCCGATCCATCATCATCCCGATTAAAGCCACGCTCGGCTTCCTGCTTAGTGTGCTTGCCACGTTCGGGATCACAACAGCTGTGTTCCAGTGGGGATGGCTCCACTCTCTATTCGGCTTTGACACGGGCGGTCCGCTGTTGAGCTTTATGCCGATCATGGTCACCGGTATACTGTACGGGCTGGCGATGGACTATCAGGTCTTCTTGGTCAGTTCGATGCGCGAGTCGTATGTTCATGGGCATCGGGGCGTTGCGAGTGTCGTTCACGGATATGAGCAGGCCAGCCGCGTCGTTGTGGCTGCAGCTGTAATCATGGTCGCCGTTTTCGCCGGGTTCTCCTTTGCCGAAGATGTGATGATCAAACAGATCGGTTTTGCGTTGGCGGTAGGCATACTGCTCGATGCCTTCATCGTCCGGATCATGTTGGTCCCGGCTGTCATGGCGATCTTTGGCGACAAAGCGTGGTGGCTACCGCAATGGCTGAACCGTCTGCTACCAAACCTAGACGTCGAGGGTGACAAACTAATCGCCGCTCTTAACGAAAAAGAAGGCACTGACGATACGTTGAAACCATTGAAGACCCACTGATGAAGCTCGCAGTTGAGATTCACACAGCGATACGACTTGATTTTTCGTGATGCTGGGGCTGGAATTGGAAGGTAGGACAGGTTACACATCTCCTTCGCCCTACTTTTTGTCCGCTCAAATCAGGAGCGTTGAGAGAAAACAAAAATAGCACTGGCATTGGTCTTACCCCTGTCACGTAGTCTGTGCGTAAAAAACCTATGATTTTACGCGGCGATCGCTTTAAGGTACTCTACCGAAGAGCGGTCGCCGAACTTTTTCTGTAAGCGTCTGTTGTTATCGAACATCTAGAATTTTCAATAAATTACGAAGCTACTTTCGATACCCGAAAATGCAAAGTGTACTTTGGAAGGAGTGAGGCTGTACATGGAATGCTTGGGATGTCGAATCGCTAACGGTGTGGAACCCGATTTGAACATCGTTTATGAAAATGAGCTAATTACCTGCGTGCTTGATATCGCTCCGTTTAATGAAG from Tumebacillus algifaecis encodes the following:
- a CDS encoding MMPL family transporter, encoding MSTFLYRLGKKAYDKPWYFIVGWTLILGVIIAALSVNGIHVSSDMKIEGTKSQKVLDMLAEELPEASGGQASVVFTVPEGERLDSPEHLTSISKAVNEVYNMDYVINPAEMAAKAGASLAGSPQSAGTDQATATERPPYGPLMANGVPVPGVIISSDGNIAMFQFQFTVPQMSVPKTVIDSVIEALTAVEDGTDITALPSDSIKGKPAVFSSAEIIGLVVAAVVLFMTLGSVVTAGLPLLTGILGVGVGVGGAFAISKFINIVDITPALALMVGLAVGIDYALFIVNRQRRLILEQGLSAREAASRAIGTSGSAVFFAGLTVIIALCGMLVIGIEFLSTMALVAAATVLINVFIALSLLPALLGLVGERICSQKARENSRVHATKVRRGVATSWIKGIVKYRWPLIVGVIAILGVATIPVANMELGIPSGATANFDTTVRQSYDAISDAFGEGFNGPLLLVAEPKGSDKVTMEMLYSLLQDLQQQTNVALVTPLGVKETGDMAILSLIPKTGPTDAETKNLVQDLRDPDSSIAQKYGLTLGVTGFTAINIDMSSKLAEVFPLYIGVIVILSLIILLLVFRSIIIPIKATLGFLLSVLATFGITTAVFQWGWLHSLFGFDTGGPLLSFMPIMVTGILYGLAMDYQVFLVSSMRESYVHGHRGVASVVHGYEQASRVVVAAAVIMVAVFAGFSFAEDVMIKQIGFALAVGILLDAFIVRIMLVPAVMAIFGDKAWWLPQWLNRLLPNLDVEGDKLIAALNEKEGTDDTLKPLKTH